The genomic region GTTCTTTGAAAGTTCCATTACCAATAATTGATCATCTGGATCGCAAGTGTAGGCATAGCTTGGCTGGTAAGCTAACATTTGTCCAACCTTCATTTCAGGGTTAATTTCATGGGCTGCCTTTACAGCCTTAGCACTTGCAACAAATTGATTATGAGCTGCTTGAGCTCTGTTTTGTGGTGATGGATCAGCTAGTCCCCCTGCAATAAATGGTGCAAACTCCATAATATTAATTTCATTAAAGGTTAGCCAGTATTTTACCTTGCCTGAATAACGCTTAAATACAGTTTTTGCATATCTTTCAAAGAAATCTATGCACTTTCTATTTGACCAGCCACCGTATTTAATTGTTAAATTAAGTGGAGTTTCATAGTGAGATAAGGTTACAAGAGGCTCAATTCCATATTTTAAGCATTCATCAAAAACTGCATCATAGAATTTTAAACCTTCTTCATTTGGCTCTTCATCATCACCATTAGGGAAAATACGTGTCCAGTTTATACTCAACCTAAAGGTCTTAAAGCCCATTTCTGCCATATAGCCTATATCTTCCTTATATCTATGATAAAAATCAGTTGCTACATGGCTTGGATAGTATTCTCCTTCAATTACTGCTGGAATACAGTCCTCTGGTATCTTTGTATTTGGACCAAAGGCTGATATTGAGCCTGTCTCACCAGTCTTTACATTTTTATAAGTTAATCTACGAGGAACTGTATGGGAGCCTGATGTTATAACATCAGCTGTGCTAATTCCCTTTCCTCCTTCATTCCATGCACCTTCGTATTGGTTAGCAGCTGTTGCTCCTCCCCATAAAAATCCTTCTGGAAAACCCTTCATTTATTTAACCTCCCCCTCTAAATTTTGAGTAAATTTATTTTAAAGGCACCAGCTAAAAAGATGGTGCCTCAATATTTATACAGTAAGATTTTCGCTTTCTTCTACTATTGCAGCAGCTTCTTTTGCTATTAATTGTTTTTCATAAATCTTATAGAATGGATACCAAACAAGAGTAGCTGGTATTAACATTAAATAATCCCAAATTGCATTTTGCCATCTTAAAGTAGATAAATATGCACCAAATCCCATTGGAAGCAGGGCTGAAATACTTATCCATGCAGGTTGTAAGAAACCAATCTTATATCCAGCTAATGTACATAACATAAGAACTGGAATACTTAAAACATATGGGATACATAAAATTGGGTTATACATAACAGGCATACCAAAGGTAATAGGTTCATTTATATTAAACCAGCCTGGAACAACAGAAATCTTTGCAACAGCATTTATTTGCTTAGATTTTGACCTTAATCCAAGCAAGGCAACTGGCATAGTATTTCCTGTACCACCGCAGACTGCCATAGCTCCAAATAAGGCTACTGGATAGAAGGTTAAAGCTTGTCCA from Clostridium isatidis harbors:
- a CDS encoding family 1 glycosylhydrolase, giving the protein MKGFPEGFLWGGATAANQYEGAWNEGGKGISTADVITSGSHTVPRRLTYKNVKTGETGSISAFGPNTKIPEDCIPAVIEGEYYPSHVATDFYHRYKEDIGYMAEMGFKTFRLSINWTRIFPNGDDEEPNEEGLKFYDAVFDECLKYGIEPLVTLSHYETPLNLTIKYGGWSNRKCIDFFERYAKTVFKRYSGKVKYWLTFNEINIMEFAPFIAGGLADPSPQNRAQAAHNQFVASAKAVKAAHEINPEMKVGQMLAYQPSYAYTCDPDDQLLVMELSKNTLFYADVQTGGKYPAYRLKKYEREGIVLDTEPEDFELLEKYPADFLSFSCYGSSTFTTHKDVDQGNGNFVFGVKNPYLETNEWGWATDKNCLRIALNTLYERYHKPLWIVENGIGWDDKKEEDGSIHDSYRIDYLRKNISSMRDAVNLDGVELMGYTMWGCIDLVSAGTGEMKKRYGFVYVDRDDKGNGTLERTKKDSFYWYKKVIETNGADLE